The window TCTGCCTCTTCTGCATTCTCAATTTCAATGTTGTTCTATTAGGGGAAAGTCACAAGGGAAAAATACATTAAGATCACATGTACAATGAATGGCTGCATAACAAACACATCACTGCTATGGGATTTGCAAATTCTAATACATAATCTTACCAGCATATCAAGGACCCTTCCCGAGTCAGGGCCTGCTCTTTGGTAGCTGTCAGTATCATATGGGTTCTAAAAAACAGCAGGTTTGACATCACTACGACCGTTTTACTGCATAAATGAGTACACATTGTGAATAAGAATAGAAATATGAATTATTGGCATTACTTGTTCATCACAATAAATACCCTGCCTTTACAGTTAACTACCTGAGATTCTGTGTAGAGGTCAGGATGTTGTGTTCTATGGACTTCAGGTTCAAAAAGTACACCACCTGATCTAGAATGACCGCCAAACTTTGGATTTGGAGGTCTATAGTCATCACGGAACCTGAAGCAGAAATCAAGCATAAAATGATGTATGAAGATGAAAATATAGCATTTagttaaataatataaaacatttgcattttaaaaaaagggtatATAGTAAATCACGCACATCTCGTTAGCATTCTCCAGTTCCTCTGCAGTGGCATCAGAGAAGcgactctttctttttcttttacagtgtCCTTCATCACCAACAGTCCCTTTCAGGAAGTTCCTAAATGGCTCTGGGATGTCAGATGTGGACCTGGTAACTTCCATTGGTCTCTGGAAGGGTCCTGTTCTGCTAGGCCCAGCATTGGAAAATGGCTCCTCTTCATAAGGTTCTCTTACTTTATGCCCATAATCTCTAATAAAATGTGTCTGGTCACCTTCCATGAGTGCAGGAAAGCTCCTCCTCTTGGCCTCTGATTCACTAGATCCCTGCCTTCCTGCTCTATTCCTGCTTTCATGTCTACCAGATTCCCTGTCCAGAGACCACTGGCGTTTATTGTCTTCTGGATACACCGGCTTTGAGGGCTGATACTCAGCAGATTGATATCTCCCACGCCTCACTTCCTCAGTGTAGAACTCCTTCAACTGATCTTTTTCTGGATATGGCCTTCTGAAAGGAGGAGCCCCTTCGGGGTAATACTCTGGGCCATGGTGCATCTCCTCCCTTGAATCATAATTGTGAACACCACTTGGCTTGAGTGCAGCTGTTAGTGGATCTTCAACATACTCATCTTCATACTCCCTACGATAATCACTGTCCATATTCTCTCGTCTGTACATATTGCTTTCTCTGTAATCTGCTCTCTGCAGTTCCTCTTCTGTGCAGTCTGTGTTCAAAGTGTAAGGGTCGTCTGGATGGAATGGGGCTGTATTTTGGAAACCTGGGGAAAACCTCCTCTCTCGATGAGAGAACTCTTCTTGATAGTTCATGGGTCCTGGAGGTTGGGTCATACTCTGTGGGATATTTCGATCCCTATTTTGCCTCGGCCTTGGGAGAACTAGGAAacaaatgtaaaagtaaaaataacaaagtATTGGATCATTTGCAAAGTTCTTATAAATACTTTCTTTACAGTTGCAGTGGTCCTAAACCGTGTGCTACGTACAGTAACTTGTAAACTGTTCAACTACATGTGGAATCAGGTCTTcaagtattattttttttatttatagcagTAATCATTTCACCATTAGTTCAGAAAAATATTACAGACAATATTTCCTTTATGAGATGTTTTTAAATAGATGACTGTGATCTATCTCGTTAGATTCCATTAAAGGTATTAAAAACATGTGAAGACTTTGAGAACTCCCAAAAACCCAAgtcagacatgttttttttcaaaggtaTTTTTGTATTGCAGATCTATCAGTATTGTATCAGTcagaagtttggacacactttctcattcaagtgaactAAGGATGTGCATGTTGGCTGACGAGTAACAAGAAATTCCAATAGAGAAATGCTACAAACTATGTTTGCATTACATTATTTGCCCACCAGAGACCATTGAcgagtttattttttaactgtaaaaagtCATGTTCAAAACATGCACATTGTGGCACAAAATAATTATCATCAggagtgtttgtgtatttcatgtgttcattatcattatcagcCTGAAAAATTGTTATTAGTTAAAAAGCTGCATGTTGACATGACATCCTTTAACACATATATTCTGGGTGGAATATTGACTTATCAATAGACACGTTCCTATGTGTGTATCAACGCTTACAAAGCCTAGTGAGAACAAGCTTAGCAAGCttgattatctttttttttgtatgaatgtACCTTTAGAGATGTTTAATTTGCCCATAGTCCCCGCTTTCTTCATTGGCTGTAACATAAAGAACATTTATTACTCTCAAAAAGTAGACATTATTTATTCAACATGACATATGGTTATGAAAATCGTTGTGCCCACCGTTGGAGATCCTCTTCCATCCTGTCTCTCTATTATCTCTGCTCTGGCACGTATGATCTTTCCTCCTTGGGTCATTATGGATTGCTTATCCCAGGTCACCAAATCTGGCCGTTTCAATTCCTACACATACACAAGGtaagacattttcattttgtcttcttAAGTAAAAGGCATATCAGGCACTAAAAAAGTTCCACTAGAGTTTTGTGAAAACTATTCAAAATGCTTTACCATGTATTTCTGCCTGTGTTTGCGTCCTATCACATGATGGACCATTTCTGGAAGATTTGTAGTCACATTACATAGCCTACATGTGTATCTGGGTCCAATGTTTTGGTCAACAGCGTTATCTGGCACTTCATCCAAAAACTTCAAAcctagggggaaaaaagcaggaaaatgtTAATAGGCATAAAAATGAACATGGAacaaaatggatttttttttttaaagaagaaaagttATTCACCAATAATAGGTTCATCAAGCTTTAGGTATTCCAGATATTGTAATATGTCCTCAAATTCTGGTACAGTGTGTTGTCTAACACCAAGCCCTGAGAAACCCAAACACTCATAGTTAGCAGGCATTACAACAGAGAGGGTTTTTTTAGATCAATATTATGTACAATGTATGGTCTAACCTGTTTGAATATTGTCTTGCTGTTTAGCTTGCACCAGATGTCTTTTGTGAGATTAACTTACTCTGCTGGTCAGATCACAGTATAGTACAATGGTTCCCTTAACTTTtgtataattttattttgtttgcttATGGTACAGCAACACCCCAATGTGTCACTACACGTCTCACCAACTTTTGCCTTAAACTTTTTCCAGACCTCCAAGTGTTTGATGAGACAAAAGTCTAATTACATGAGATTTGTAGtgagtatttattttgttaaatgaattGCTTCATAATACACTTGATTTCAAGACCATTGGAAAGTCTTACAAGTGGATGATCGCATATTACATGCATATGACATACCAAGAGGTGTAAGGGTTAATATTTTGGAGGTTGGATTCTTCAGTTCACACACCAATGTCAAATCTGACTACTGTCTATGAGTAACCATACACATTTTATGTATGATCTCCACTGCTTCAGCTTTGAACACTTGAGTCCTCAAAGTATGCTCTACTTACATCAGCACAGAAGTGATctctgaaaaaaacacatagtACAATCTTCTGTATCTGATTATTTGATGGAAAATGTCTTGATGTAAGGAAATGTTGACTGATTAAACTACTACCAGAACCACACACCATTTTTGTATACCTGAAGCATGAGAACAGAGGCCcagttttctttgtttaatcgTACACTACATTCCTCAACAGGTAAAGCTGGAACATGGTTCTTGGGGCTGCACATTAGCAAACGTGCATAGGTGTTGtttgtataaatgtttaatggTGATTTCTATTATTTATGCAAGAATATGAATGGAGTTTCTCCATTCTATGAGCTTGCACAACCCATTGTTATGACATTTGGGTGTCAGCTCCTCTGCAACCTACGGTTACCCACAACACCTTTCTCTGTGCAGAATTGTGGAGATGTTTACTTGTATCTTTCATCATCCAATTCTGTTGCcagtaagataagataatagGATAACTTCATTATCAATGTACAAGTACAATTAAGTGTTGTTTGGAGCCAACTCATAGATGCCTAATGGAAAAAGTGGTATCTACATGGAGAGCTCCGGCCCACTGCGTCCATGTGTGGCGCCGTGCCAAGTCAGGATGAATGCAGCTGAGTGTTGGTGAACTCATTGATGTTTCAGCACCAGAATGACTGAATGTGAGCCTGCTCTACCCCTCATATAGCTGTCAAATTTGGCTACAGTAGTTTTTGAGGGCAGCCTTGTGGGAACAGGTAGGACCAGGCAGCCAAATGTGTGCAAGTACCACCCATTTGaatgatggggaaaaaaagaatgacatTTATGGACAACAAAGTGTCAA is drawn from Scomber japonicus isolate fScoJap1 chromosome 15, fScoJap1.pri, whole genome shotgun sequence and contains these coding sequences:
- the si:ch211-13c6.2 gene encoding uncharacterized protein si:ch211-13c6.2 isoform X1, with amino-acid sequence MDNFETPYEDEASTEFIECAVCEKSIRGDTLYKIHLTTPGHIKKEDAFVAAGLGVRQHTVPEFEDILQYLEYLKLDEPIIGLKFLDEVPDNAVDQNIGPRYTCRLCNVTTNLPEMVHHVIGRKHRQKYMELKRPDLVTWDKQSIMTQGGKIIRARAEIIERQDGRGSPTPMKKAGTMGKLNISKVLPRPRQNRDRNIPQSMTQPPGPMNYQEEFSHRERRFSPGFQNTAPFHPDDPYTLNTDCTEEELQRADYRESNMYRRENMDSDYRREYEDEYVEDPLTAALKPSGVHNYDSREEMHHGPEYYPEGAPPFRRPYPEKDQLKEFYTEEVRRGRYQSAEYQPSKPVYPEDNKRQWSLDRESGRHESRNRAGRQGSSESEAKRRSFPALMEGDQTHFIRDYGHKVREPYEEEPFSNAGPSRTGPFQRPMEVTRSTSDIPEPFRNFLKGTVGDEGHCKRKRKSRFSDATAEELENANEMFRDDYRPPNPKFGGHSRSGGVLFEPEVHRTQHPDLYTESQNPYDTDSYQRAGPDSGRVLDMLNNIEIENAEEAEFLKDKLCTLLKEFKAKKSEKTVQNSHGRGGMPRHQYERSFRGDSDIRQSEDHRRRGREQHQHNPDERHQEYDHPVREEPRHSNRRRYEEVFGMSEMYPTPHATHPDEPAHHPERFQDHMQHRDYRPAAEEFFESHSSAPPLHMERGPRMHRGPQYSNSLDKITSTLLELVARK
- the si:ch211-13c6.2 gene encoding uncharacterized protein si:ch211-13c6.2 isoform X2; this translates as MVHHVIGRKHRQKYMELKRPDLVTWDKQSIMTQGGKIIRARAEIIERQDGRGSPTPMKKAGTMGKLNISKVLPRPRQNRDRNIPQSMTQPPGPMNYQEEFSHRERRFSPGFQNTAPFHPDDPYTLNTDCTEEELQRADYRESNMYRRENMDSDYRREYEDEYVEDPLTAALKPSGVHNYDSREEMHHGPEYYPEGAPPFRRPYPEKDQLKEFYTEEVRRGRYQSAEYQPSKPVYPEDNKRQWSLDRESGRHESRNRAGRQGSSESEAKRRSFPALMEGDQTHFIRDYGHKVREPYEEEPFSNAGPSRTGPFQRPMEVTRSTSDIPEPFRNFLKGTVGDEGHCKRKRKSRFSDATAEELENANEMFRDDYRPPNPKFGGHSRSGGVLFEPEVHRTQHPDLYTESQNPYDTDSYQRAGPDSGRVLDMLNNIEIENAEEAEFLKDKLCTLLKEFKAKKSEKTVQNSHGRGGMPRHQYERSFRGDSDIRQSEDHRRRGREQHQHNPDERHQEYDHPVREEPRHSNRRRYEEVFGMSEMYPTPHATHPDEPAHHPERFQDHMQHRDYRPAAEEFFESHSSAPPLHMERGPRMHRGPQYSNSLDKITSTLLELVARK